The following are encoded in a window of Kitasatospora sp. NBC_01250 genomic DNA:
- a CDS encoding FAD-dependent oxidoreductase — MRVMVAGAGIGGLCLAQGLLRAGVDVRVYEREAAADSRYQGFRVGLGPVGLAALRECLPDRMYGLLEAVLGSISGERRVVDQHLGLVRELPRADGGAAADRQVLRLLLLAGLGDRVEFGRAVVGYTERADGTVEARFADGGSAVGDLLVGADGVGSPVRRQLLPDAEVVTVPGNALLGRTPLTERFAALVPGFGTIVQGPGASMLLGRMEFPRSPRLAAAELAPEVDLPDIDSYLRWAVMLPAPLAAGSGECADSAGSGGAGAPLPGDWASARDGLLALVDGWHPDLVDLVRHSDVLNSSPLTVRYARAVPHWGTRRVTLLGDAIHVMPPSGGQGANTAFRDAALLCRSLAAVHRGEAELRAAVEAYELQMLDYGFTAVRESLEQLPQFTPVA; from the coding sequence ATGCGGGTGATGGTGGCGGGTGCGGGGATCGGTGGGCTCTGTCTGGCGCAGGGGCTGCTCCGGGCCGGCGTCGACGTACGGGTCTACGAACGGGAGGCGGCGGCGGACAGCCGCTACCAGGGGTTCCGGGTCGGCCTGGGCCCGGTGGGGCTGGCTGCGCTGCGGGAGTGCCTGCCCGACCGGATGTACGGTCTGCTGGAGGCGGTCCTGGGGTCGATCTCCGGCGAGCGCCGGGTGGTCGACCAGCACCTCGGGCTGGTGCGCGAACTCCCGCGGGCCGACGGGGGAGCGGCGGCCGACCGGCAGGTGCTGCGGCTGCTGTTGCTGGCCGGGCTGGGCGACCGGGTCGAGTTCGGCCGGGCGGTGGTCGGGTACACCGAGCGGGCGGACGGAACGGTCGAGGCCCGTTTCGCCGACGGCGGCAGCGCGGTGGGCGACCTGCTCGTCGGCGCGGACGGCGTGGGCTCGCCGGTGCGCCGTCAACTGCTGCCGGACGCCGAGGTGGTCACCGTCCCGGGCAACGCGCTGCTCGGCCGCACCCCGCTGACCGAGCGGTTCGCCGCCCTGGTGCCGGGCTTCGGCACGATCGTGCAGGGACCCGGGGCGAGCATGCTGCTGGGCCGGATGGAGTTCCCGCGCTCGCCGAGGCTCGCGGCGGCCGAGCTGGCACCGGAGGTCGACCTGCCGGACATCGACAGCTACCTGCGCTGGGCGGTCATGCTGCCCGCTCCGCTCGCCGCCGGGTCCGGCGAGTGCGCCGATTCCGCCGGGTCCGGCGGGGCCGGGGCGCCGCTGCCGGGTGACTGGGCGAGCGCCCGGGACGGGCTGCTCGCGCTGGTCGACGGCTGGCACCCGGATCTCGTCGACCTCGTCCGCCACTCCGACGTCCTCAACAGCTCCCCGCTGACGGTCCGTTACGCACGGGCGGTGCCGCACTGGGGTACCCGTCGGGTCACCCTGCTGGGCGACGCGATCCACGTCATGCCGCCCAGCGGCGGCCAGGGGGCCAACACGGCGTTCCGGGACGCCGCCCTGCTCTGCCGTTCGCTCGCCGCGGTGCACCGCGGTGAGGCCGAGCTGCGCGCCGCCGTCGAGGCCTACGAGCTGCAGATGCTCGACTACGGCTTCACGGCGGTCCGCGAGAGCCTGGAGCAGCTGCCGCAGTTCACCCCGGTGGCCTGA
- a CDS encoding general stress protein, whose amino-acid sequence MAEVNATVGVYKSMHYAEEAVRILLAQGVPASELSVIGQDLRSQTQIHGFVTTGDVAKSGATAGAWTGGLFGVLSGTALLLVPGVGPLLVLGPLAAGAVAAAEGAVTGGGLGALLGHFIAKRHIPKFRGHLEAGSYLVVRHGPDAARGASVFQDTPATEVEHHQDLLAHGAPTGRA is encoded by the coding sequence ATGGCCGAAGTCAACGCGACCGTCGGGGTGTACAAGTCCATGCACTACGCCGAGGAGGCGGTGCGCATCCTGCTCGCCCAGGGGGTACCGGCCTCGGAGCTGTCGGTGATCGGCCAGGACCTGCGGAGTCAGACCCAGATCCACGGCTTCGTCACCACCGGCGATGTCGCGAAATCGGGTGCGACCGCCGGTGCTTGGACCGGCGGGCTGTTCGGGGTGCTCTCCGGCACCGCCCTGCTGCTGGTGCCGGGCGTAGGACCGCTGCTCGTCCTCGGCCCGCTGGCCGCCGGCGCCGTGGCGGCGGCCGAGGGCGCGGTCACCGGCGGCGGACTGGGCGCGCTGCTGGGCCACTTCATCGCCAAGCGCCACATCCCCAAGTTCCGCGGGCACCTCGAAGCCGGCAGCTACCTGGTCGTCCGGCACGGACCGGACGCGGCCCGGGGGGCCTCGGTGTTCCAGGACACTCCGGCCACCGAGGTCGAGCACCACCAGGACCTGCTGGCCCACGGCGCACCGACCGGCCGCGCCTGA
- a CDS encoding PP2C family protein-serine/threonine phosphatase: MDDSGFCALIADLLERSHRVAAEELVGLVAEAARAMGLTGADIYLADVQQEHLVPLAGHGPALSVERTLAGLAYRSQNAQIGNEPGTSLWLPLSDGIERIGVLHLEATGPVGQDLGQCRTLAGLVALLIVSKGSYSDTLQQLVRSRPMRRQAELAWAFMPPRTIGTRAVTSSAVLEPAYEIGGDAFDHALGETLHLTVVDAMGHDTASGLCAALAVAGCRAARRRGLGTSEIAAEVDQALARWVPDRLLTAVFAELDFRTGHFSWVNCGHPAPLLIRHQNVVAGALTRRANLPLGLGPGYPAPDPALHQVQLEPGDRILVYTDGVTESRSEDGELFGEARLVDTVIRATAAGQHASEALRRLIHAILGHRNGRLTDDATILLAEWHPAPDQP; this comes from the coding sequence GTGGACGACAGCGGCTTCTGCGCGCTCATCGCGGACCTCCTGGAGCGATCGCACCGGGTGGCGGCCGAGGAGCTGGTCGGCCTGGTCGCCGAAGCGGCCCGTGCCATGGGCCTGACCGGTGCCGACATCTACCTCGCCGACGTCCAGCAGGAGCACCTCGTCCCGCTCGCGGGCCACGGCCCCGCGCTGAGCGTGGAGCGCACCCTGGCCGGACTGGCCTACCGCTCCCAGAACGCCCAGATCGGCAACGAGCCCGGCACCAGCCTGTGGCTGCCGCTGAGCGACGGCATCGAACGCATCGGCGTGCTGCACCTCGAAGCCACCGGCCCGGTCGGCCAGGACCTCGGGCAGTGCCGGACGCTCGCCGGCCTGGTGGCCCTGCTCATCGTCTCCAAGGGCAGCTACAGCGACACCCTGCAGCAGCTGGTCCGGAGCAGGCCGATGCGCCGGCAGGCCGAACTCGCCTGGGCGTTCATGCCGCCCCGCACCATCGGCACCCGGGCGGTGACCTCCAGCGCGGTCCTGGAGCCCGCCTACGAGATCGGCGGCGACGCCTTCGACCACGCGCTCGGCGAGACCCTGCACCTGACCGTGGTGGACGCGATGGGCCACGACACCGCCTCCGGGCTCTGCGCCGCGCTCGCCGTGGCGGGCTGCCGGGCCGCCCGCCGCCGCGGCCTGGGGACGAGCGAGATCGCCGCCGAGGTGGACCAGGCGCTCGCCCGCTGGGTGCCCGACCGGCTGCTCACCGCGGTCTTCGCCGAACTCGACTTCCGGACGGGGCACTTCAGCTGGGTCAACTGCGGCCACCCCGCGCCGTTGCTGATCAGGCACCAGAACGTCGTCGCCGGTGCCCTCACCCGCCGCGCCAACCTGCCGCTGGGCCTGGGACCCGGCTACCCGGCGCCGGACCCGGCGCTGCACCAGGTCCAGCTCGAACCCGGCGACCGGATCCTCGTCTACACCGACGGGGTCACCGAGTCCCGCTCGGAGGACGGCGAACTCTTCGGCGAGGCCCGCCTCGTGGACACTGTCATCCGCGCCACCGCGGCCGGTCAGCACGCCTCCGAGGCGCTGCGCCGCCTGATCCACGCGATCCTCGGCCACCGCAACGGACGCCTCACCGACGACGCCACCATCCTCCTCGCGGAGTGGCACCCGGCGCCGGACCAGCCCTGA
- a CDS encoding Rieske (2Fe-2S) protein: MTRSLFDRVTDTVTAAADEPGAAAERLLKALDALADAHQLDVLTGPLQRFVRALPLGRLRAVLHGRPLGHPMHPMLVQIPIGAWSSAAVLDLVPGARRHAHLMVALGTVAAVPAAWAGWVDWAEQHEQQMRTGLVHAVGMGAAIGLYGGSWAARGRGRHGWGRVLGFTGLTVASAGGFLGGHLAYRQSAGANKTEPVAHLVEPGWHALGPVDAFPVGEACRRVVGEVPVLVVRESEHAVHVLAARCSHFSGPLPEGELVDGRIRCPWHGSVFRVADGWNVDGPATAPQPRFDTRTDGDGTLHVRLPGAG, encoded by the coding sequence ATGACGAGGAGCCTCTTCGACCGCGTGACGGACACCGTCACCGCCGCCGCCGACGAGCCGGGAGCCGCCGCCGAGCGGCTCCTGAAGGCGCTCGACGCGCTGGCCGACGCCCACCAGCTCGACGTCCTCACCGGACCGCTCCAGCGCTTCGTGCGGGCCCTGCCGCTGGGCCGGCTGCGTGCCGTCCTGCACGGACGTCCGCTCGGCCATCCGATGCACCCGATGCTGGTGCAGATCCCGATCGGCGCCTGGTCCTCGGCCGCCGTCCTGGACCTGGTGCCCGGTGCCCGCCGCCACGCCCACCTCATGGTGGCCCTCGGGACGGTCGCCGCCGTGCCGGCGGCGTGGGCCGGCTGGGTGGACTGGGCCGAGCAGCACGAGCAGCAGATGCGCACCGGGCTGGTGCACGCGGTCGGCATGGGTGCGGCGATCGGCCTGTACGGCGGGTCGTGGGCCGCCCGCGGCCGGGGCCGTCACGGCTGGGGCCGGGTCCTCGGCTTCACCGGCCTGACGGTGGCCAGTGCCGGCGGGTTCCTGGGCGGACACCTGGCCTACCGGCAGAGCGCGGGGGCGAACAAGACCGAACCGGTGGCGCACCTGGTCGAACCGGGCTGGCACGCGCTCGGCCCGGTCGACGCCTTCCCGGTCGGCGAGGCGTGCCGGCGCGTCGTCGGCGAGGTGCCGGTGCTGGTGGTGCGCGAATCGGAGCACGCGGTGCACGTCCTGGCCGCCCGGTGCAGCCACTTCTCCGGCCCGCTGCCGGAGGGCGAGCTGGTCGACGGCCGCATCCGGTGCCCCTGGCACGGCAGCGTGTTCCGGGTGGCGGACGGCTGGAACGTGGACGGTCCGGCCACCGCCCCGCAGCCCCGGTTCGACACCCGCACCGACGGCGACGGCACCCTGCACGTGCGGCTGCCCGGCGCCGGCTGA
- a CDS encoding NmrA family NAD(P)-binding protein produces MGASATSRFQACRDHAATEEALRTCGVPFTSLRNGFYATSAAHFLGDAARSGRFALPADGPVAWTAHADLAEAAAAVLADEGRFEGPTPPLTGAQALTFDELAAVAGKLTGRTVTRTTLPDDRFREQLVGQGVPAGTADQLLGIFAAARAGEFATVDPTLATLLGRAPTAVGTVLREQLSRA; encoded by the coding sequence ATGGGAGCGAGCGCGACCTCGCGCTTCCAGGCCTGCCGCGACCATGCCGCCACCGAGGAGGCCCTGCGCACCTGCGGGGTGCCGTTCACCTCGCTGCGCAACGGCTTCTACGCCACCAGCGCGGCGCACTTCCTCGGCGACGCGGCGCGCTCGGGCCGGTTCGCGCTCCCCGCGGACGGGCCGGTCGCCTGGACCGCGCACGCCGACCTCGCCGAGGCGGCCGCCGCCGTCCTGGCCGACGAGGGCCGCTTCGAGGGCCCCACCCCGCCGCTCACGGGGGCGCAGGCGCTCACCTTCGACGAGCTCGCCGCCGTCGCCGGCAAGCTCACCGGCCGCACCGTCACCCGGACCACCCTCCCCGACGACCGCTTCCGGGAGCAGCTGGTGGGCCAGGGCGTCCCCGCGGGGACGGCGGACCAGTTGCTCGGCATCTTCGCCGCCGCGCGTGCCGGCGAGTTCGCCACCGTCGACCCGACACTCGCCACCCTGCTCGGCCGTGCCCCCACAGCCGTCGGCACGGTGCTGCGCGAGCAGCTGTCCAGGGCGTGA
- a CDS encoding ATP-binding protein: MTTSRDVLPRDLVHPGPVLPLGGQRRSLRLAGLPGPAARARAFTGTALAEWSWPAPYLGQDIVLLVTELVANAARHAGGPLEIALEASETRLRIEVSDGSRALPALQYPHRPGLPGGHGLFIVQQTADRWGVERHGAGKTVWAEIASQTV, from the coding sequence ATGACGACGAGCCGGGATGTCCTGCCGCGTGACCTGGTCCACCCGGGCCCCGTGCTGCCGCTCGGCGGCCAGCGCCGCAGCCTGCGACTGGCGGGCCTGCCGGGCCCGGCCGCCCGGGCCCGGGCGTTCACCGGCACGGCCCTCGCCGAGTGGTCGTGGCCCGCGCCCTACCTGGGTCAGGACATCGTCCTGCTGGTCACCGAACTCGTCGCCAACGCCGCCCGGCACGCCGGCGGCCCGCTGGAGATCGCGCTGGAGGCCAGCGAGACCCGCCTGCGGATCGAGGTCAGCGACGGCTCGAGGGCGCTGCCCGCCCTCCAGTACCCGCACCGCCCTGGGCTGCCCGGCGGCCACGGCCTGTTCATCGTCCAGCAGACCGCCGACCGCTGGGGCGTCGAGCGCCACGGCGCGGGCAAGACGGTCTGGGCCGAGATCGCCTCGCAGACGGTGTGA
- a CDS encoding STAS domain-containing protein codes for MPGPNDPITTLLGGTGQETGVTVEIRHPDPTAAVCALAGELDIESLAPAVRALDRLVAQCPRVLVVDLAGVGFCDSSGLNLLLKVRMAAVAAGTDFRLAAPSPTVTRLLELTGADTVFSLHPTVRAALAATAPC; via the coding sequence ATGCCAGGCCCGAACGATCCCATCACCACGCTGCTCGGCGGCACGGGTCAGGAGACCGGCGTGACCGTGGAGATCCGGCACCCGGACCCCACGGCGGCCGTCTGCGCCCTGGCGGGCGAACTCGACATCGAGTCGCTGGCCCCCGCGGTACGGGCACTCGACCGGTTGGTCGCGCAGTGTCCGCGCGTCCTGGTGGTCGACCTCGCGGGGGTGGGCTTCTGCGACTCCTCCGGTCTGAACCTGCTGCTGAAGGTCCGGATGGCCGCGGTGGCGGCGGGCACCGACTTCCGGCTCGCGGCGCCCTCCCCGACGGTGACGCGCCTGCTGGAACTGACCGGCGCCGACACCGTCTTCTCGCTCCACCCCACCGTCCGGGCCGCCCTCGCGGCCACCGCGCCGTGCTGA
- a CDS encoding SpoIIE family protein phosphatase: MQRHGAACQARVAGSGPDHGPDAGAVSRLAVTVEHLRRELDRAHAGAAGRSLVEVAAGVLIERLRCGPTEAVAQLTSLAAQAGVPLLEFAADLVNQASADRISAIARDFVTTTAERADPAALRLRSAEARTLAGADTEAAARSMLEHALRPLGAVAVAVWAANPDQSLTLAGSAGFGEAEAHRWRHVPPGVATLARRALDERAAVQYATPAEAVPPSIGQHELTGGRLAVPAGIGGRLIGVLEICWSGPLPARSQSLQRQFEALAGLCAATLETWPADEASADEPDPHLADLRRLTDGVLDPCLILQLAPGGGEGLEFLIRHVNPAFVDFAGRPAGAVAGARLLEAYPLAAEPGGLAEKIEHVFATGEPFRTRSMRLAATVDGVALHAQAQVSIGRHGSQVLVVWRLDEGTPRVARLLQHAQRLGRIGGFEENLRTRQIVWNEAVFDLHGLPPSAAPIAVEQLADHAHPDDRPAIDRFLRTLLHHRRPASTAFRLHRPDGVARHIRVVAEPVHAPGTGLTTVRGAYQDISAQHWTEVALAATRDQLAQSEQQSAERSRLALQLQHAIMPPARGPLTLHDLLVAVRYRPAEKGHLVGGDWYDALALPTGEILLCVGDVAGHGIEAATGMVALRNALRGLAATGAGPAQLLTWLNSVTHHLTDNVTATAVCGLYDPLTRRLRWARAGHLPPVLLRDGHARTLPQPGGILLGALDHADYAENELRLQVGDTLVMFTDGLIERRDESVQASLTSLLAVTEKAGAPGGDGPGDLEAHLDHLLRYSGSDTDDDTCLVGVTVREAAPLREAA, encoded by the coding sequence ATGCAGCGGCACGGCGCCGCCTGCCAGGCGCGGGTCGCCGGCTCCGGCCCCGACCACGGGCCGGACGCCGGCGCGGTGAGCCGACTGGCCGTCACGGTGGAGCACCTGCGCCGGGAACTGGACCGGGCCCACGCCGGTGCCGCCGGCCGCTCGCTCGTCGAGGTCGCGGCCGGCGTGCTGATCGAGCGGCTGCGCTGCGGGCCCACCGAGGCGGTGGCGCAGCTGACCTCGCTGGCCGCCCAGGCGGGCGTCCCGCTGCTGGAGTTCGCGGCCGACCTGGTCAACCAGGCTTCCGCGGACCGGATCTCGGCGATCGCCCGCGACTTCGTCACCACCACCGCGGAGCGGGCCGATCCGGCGGCACTGCGGCTGCGCAGCGCCGAGGCCCGCACCCTGGCCGGGGCGGACACCGAGGCCGCGGCCCGTTCGATGCTGGAGCACGCGCTGCGCCCGCTCGGGGCGGTGGCCGTCGCCGTGTGGGCCGCCAACCCGGACCAGTCGCTCACCCTGGCGGGCAGCGCGGGCTTCGGCGAGGCGGAGGCGCACCGCTGGCGGCACGTGCCGCCGGGCGTCGCCACCCTGGCCCGGCGCGCGCTCGACGAGCGGGCCGCGGTCCAGTACGCCACGCCCGCCGAGGCGGTGCCGCCCTCGATCGGGCAGCACGAGCTGACCGGCGGGCGCCTGGCGGTGCCCGCGGGGATCGGCGGGCGCCTGATCGGCGTGCTGGAGATCTGCTGGTCGGGCCCGCTGCCGGCGCGCTCCCAGTCGCTGCAGCGCCAGTTCGAGGCGCTCGCGGGGCTCTGCGCCGCCACCTTGGAGACCTGGCCCGCCGACGAGGCATCGGCCGACGAGCCGGACCCGCACCTGGCGGACCTGCGACGGCTGACCGACGGCGTCCTCGACCCCTGCCTGATCCTCCAACTGGCGCCGGGCGGCGGGGAGGGCCTCGAATTCCTCATCCGGCACGTCAATCCGGCCTTCGTCGACTTCGCCGGGCGGCCCGCCGGCGCGGTCGCCGGCGCGCGCCTGCTGGAGGCCTACCCGCTCGCGGCCGAACCCGGCGGACTGGCCGAGAAGATCGAGCACGTCTTCGCCACCGGCGAGCCGTTCCGCACCAGGAGCATGCGGCTGGCCGCCACCGTCGACGGCGTCGCGCTGCACGCCCAGGCCCAGGTCAGCATCGGGCGCCACGGCAGCCAGGTGCTGGTCGTCTGGCGGCTGGACGAGGGCACGCCGCGGGTGGCCCGGCTGCTCCAGCACGCCCAGCGGCTCGGCCGGATCGGCGGCTTCGAGGAGAACCTGCGCACCCGTCAGATCGTCTGGAACGAGGCCGTCTTCGACCTGCACGGCCTGCCCCCGAGCGCCGCGCCGATCGCCGTGGAGCAGCTCGCCGACCACGCGCACCCCGACGACCGGCCCGCCATCGACCGCTTCCTGCGCACCTTGCTGCACCACCGGCGGCCCGCCTCCACCGCCTTCCGGCTGCACCGCCCCGACGGGGTCGCCCGGCACATCCGGGTGGTCGCCGAGCCCGTGCACGCCCCCGGAACCGGCCTGACCACCGTGCGCGGCGCCTACCAGGACATCTCCGCCCAGCACTGGACCGAGGTCGCCCTGGCCGCCACCCGCGACCAACTCGCCCAGAGCGAGCAGCAGTCCGCCGAACGCAGCCGGCTCGCCCTCCAGCTCCAGCACGCCATCATGCCGCCGGCCCGCGGCCCGTTGACCCTGCACGACCTGCTGGTGGCCGTGCGCTACCGCCCCGCGGAGAAGGGCCACCTGGTCGGCGGCGACTGGTACGACGCCCTGGCGCTGCCGACCGGCGAGATCCTGCTCTGCGTGGGCGACGTGGCCGGCCACGGCATCGAGGCCGCCACCGGCATGGTCGCGCTGCGCAATGCCCTGCGCGGGCTGGCCGCCACCGGCGCCGGTCCCGCCCAGCTGCTCACCTGGCTCAACAGCGTCACCCACCACCTGACCGACAACGTCACCGCGACCGCGGTCTGCGGCCTCTACGACCCGCTCACCCGCCGGCTGCGCTGGGCGCGGGCGGGCCACCTGCCCCCGGTGCTGCTGCGCGACGGGCACGCTCGGACGCTGCCCCAGCCGGGCGGGATCCTGCTCGGGGCCCTCGACCACGCGGACTACGCGGAGAACGAGCTGCGCCTGCAGGTGGGCGACACCCTGGTGATGTTCACCGACGGCCTGATCGAACGCCGCGACGAGTCCGTCCAGGCCTCGCTGACCAGCCTGCTCGCCGTGACCGAGAAGGCCGGCGCCCCCGGCGGCGACGGGCCCGGGGATCTCGAGGCGCACCTGGACCACCTGCTGCGCTACAGCGGCTCGGACACCGACGACGACACCTGCCTGGTGGGGGTGACGGTGCGCGAGGCGGCGCCGCTGCGCGAGGCGGCCTGA